AGCGCCGCCGGATCGCCGGCCGCCGCGACCGCGCGCGCGACGAAGGCGTCGTCGTCGTCCACGACCCAATCGCCCAGGCCGCAAGCGCCGAGGATCGAATCCCCGAACCGTCCCAGCGGTGCGCGGTCGCGCTTCGACAGGACCGGCACGCCCATCCAAAGCGCCTCGAACGTCGTCGCCCCGGCATTATGCGGGAACGGATCGAGGGCGATGTCGATATCGCCATACGCGGCCCAGGTGACCGACTGCGGTGCCGTCGCGATCAGATCGAGGCGTGAAGCATCCCCGCCCCACTCGGCGAAGCGGCGCTGGAAAAGCGCACGTGTCTCGGCCTCGCCGAAGACCAGCGCATTGAGCACCAAGCGCGCATTCGGAATCGCCGCGAGGATGCGCGCCCAGAGGCGCAGACAATGTTCGTTGTAGCGCACCGTGCGGCTGAAGCAGCCGAAGGTCGGATAGCCATTGCGCAGCACCGGTGCCGACCCCGGTCCGGGCATCGCGTCCTGCGGCGCATAGACGAACGCCGTGTGCGGCAAGCGCCAGACCTTCTCGACGAACGCGGCTTCGGCCCCCGGTGGCACCAAGCGTTCGTCGCCGATATACCAATCGATCGCGGCAAGACCCGTCGTGCCGCCATAGCCGAGCCACGTTGCCTGCACGGGTGCGGCTTTACGCGCGAACACGCCCAGGCGATTGCCCTGGCTGTGGCCCGACAGATCGACCAGCACGTCGATCTTCGCGGCGGCGATCAAGGCGGCGGCCGCGTCATCGTGCAACTCGCCGATCGCATGCCATTCGGCGAAAGCGCCGCGATAGCGCCGCGTCCATTCGTCGTCGGCGCTCGGATCGGTCGCGAAGGCGATCAGCGTCGCGGCGTCGCGCGGAAAATGTTCGAGCAGCGGCCACAGGAAATGCCGCGCCGAGTGGCGGCGGAAATCGCCCGACACGAAGCCGATGCGCAAACGCCGTTCGGGCGAAAGTTCGGGCGTCAGCGTGATCGGCGGCCGCGCGCGTCGGTTACCCCACGCGACGTAAAGCGCCGTGATGGCGGCGCTGTCCATCGCCGGATCGTAATTCGCGGTGAACAGCCGATTGCTTTCGATATCCGGCCGGCCCGGCTCGCGCGCCAGCGCCGCCGCGTAGTCGGCCATGGCGCCCGCGTGATCCAGCAGATCCTGGCGCACGCTCGCCGCGGCGCCCGGTGAGTCGTTCGCCGCGAATATCGCCAAGGCCGCCATCGGCCGGTTCGCGGCTTTCAGCGCGACGCCGAGATTTTCGCGCAGCGCCTTGACGCCGGGCATCGCCGCATCCGCCGCCGCGATATCCGCGACGGCGCCATTCGCATCGCCCAGATCGAGCTTGGCGAGGCCGCGATTGCACAAGATCAGCGCGTGACCGGGGGCGAGCGCCGCCGCTTGTTCCAGGGCTGCCAGCGCTTCGCTGGGGCGCCCGGCGCCGCGCAGCGCGTTGCCTTCGTTCATCCAGGCGTCGGCGAAACCGGGCGCGATCTGGCGCGCGCGGACGAATTTGGCGCGGGCTGCGTCGAAACGCCGATGGGCAAGATCGATCTGCCCCGACAGGTTCAGCGCATCGACGGCGTTGGGATCGGCGGCGATCAATGCGGCGTAGATCGCATCGGCTTCGTTCAGCCTTCCGGCCTGATGCAGCGCCAAGGCTTGTTCGAGGCTGGCCACTAACGCGGCCAAATCAACTCGAGGCTGACATCCTCGTCCGCCGCCATGTTCTCGACGATCTGGACGACTTTGGCGCCGGCGCGCATTTCCTCGGCGAGATCCTTGGCGACACGGCCGATCTCGCGGCGCTCCGTCCCCGGCAGCTTGTCGAATTGCCGCTTGGCGTTGGCGATATCCATGCGATCGCCCGATTCGGACGCCAAACGCGCGGCGCGCGACGCATCGGTCGTCCCGCCCGACACGCGTTCGATCGCGGCGGCGAAGATCTCCAACGTGCGCTGACGCGTCTCGGGCGTCTCTTTGGGCGGCAAAGTCACCATGTTCGACGCCGGAAATTGCGTCAAAAACCAAGAAATATCAACTTCAAGCGCCCGATAGGGGTTTCCGGCGTCCGATGGCGACCCCGGCAGGATTCGAACCTGCGACCACTTGCTTAGAAGGCAAGTGCTCTATCCAGCTGAGCTACGGGGTCCGGCCGTCGGCGAAAATTCAGCGAACGCGGTCGTATTTGAAATTATCGGCGTAGCTCTTCGGTCTGACCCGCGAGGCATGTGGAATGGCCACTTCATAGGCGATTCCATGGCGCTGGGCGTAGGACAAAGCCTCGTCCTGGGTCTCGAAAACCAGGCGGATCTGGCCGTCGGTATCCGGCGAGCCCGCCCAGCCCATCAGCGGGTCGGCGCGCTTGGCCGCCGCCGGCTCGAACTCCAAAACCCAGTTCTGGGTCTTCGCCTTACCCGATTGCATGGCGTTTTTGGACGGGCGGTAGATGCGCGCGGGCTTGCTCATGGCGGATTTGGCTCGTGAAACGGCTGAATCGCCGGGACCGGCCCCGGCGTCCCGAAACATGGCGTCGCCCGCGCCCGAAGGCAACCCTTATCGGCACGGGGCGGCCGGACCGCTACCGGCCGCCATCTATGTTTTATGGATATTTCTTGAATCGTTATCTTTCAACCAATAGAGTATAATCGTATTCAGAGAAAAATATCCTTTCTTTTATCCAAAACAAAACGGAGATGCGGCATGGGCAAATCCGTCTCGAAGAAGCGCGCGGCGCATGACGGCAAGCCGCACGCCCTCGCCCCGCCCGTGGTGATGGCGCCAGACGCCAAATTGCCCGGCGGCCAGGCTTGGCGCCCTTCGCATCCGGCGCAAAATTTCCTCGGCTTCGTCGCGGCGCGCGGCTTTCCTGCGACACTCGCCGGGCCCGGCGCCGCAACGATCCGCATTCGCATCAAGCATTGCGTCGCCTACGGGGCGCGCTCGTTCCATCTGAAGCCGGACGGCAAAGGCCCGCGCTACGCCGTCGTGCTCGAACCCAAGCGCGGCGCCGACCTGCCGCCCGAAGGGCTCTACGACCTTGTGTCGGAATGCGGCTATATCGGGCGGCTGGCCGACGTGCGATTGCGCCACGTGCCCGAAGCGTTGCGCGCATCGATCGGTGGGCCGCTTTACTTCAACGTTTTGTGACGGGGTGGCGAAGCCGGGGCGTTGCGACTAAATTCGCCGCATGGCCGTCCTCCCGCCCACATTCGCTTTGCCGCACGCTTTCCTCGGGCTCGAAAACCGCGCGCCCGGCGCGAAATTCTGCGTCGCCGGTATTCCGTTCGATCTCGGCACGACCAACCGCCCGGGGGCCCGTTTCGGACCCGCGGGCATTCGCGCCGCGTCGGTGATGCTGCGCGACGGCGCGCATCCGAACTCGCGCCTCGACCCCGCGTCGCTCGATCTCGCCGATATCGGCAATTTCGACATCGTGCTCGGCGATATCGCCGCGAGCTACGCCAAGATCGAGGCGCAAGCCGCCAAGATCGGCCATTTGCTGGCGCTGGGCGGCGATCACGGCGCCACGCTGCCGCTGCTGCGCGCATTGCGCAAACGCCTGGGCAAGCCGGTCGCCCTCGCCCATTTCGACGCGCATATCGACACCTGGCCGACCAGCTTCGGCCAGGCGCTGGGCCACGGCTCGGTCTTCTATCGCGCGATCGAGGAAGGCTTGGTCGATCCCGCCCGGATGATCCAGATCGGCATCCGCAGCCCGGCCGATCCCGAGGTTTGGGATTGGACGATCGGCAAAGGCGTGACGATCCTCGATGCGCAGACAGTCCACGCGCGCGGGCCCGCTTTCGTCGCGGCCGAAATACGCCGCGTGCTGGGCGACGCGCCCGCCTACCTTTCCTTCGACATCGACGCGCTCGACCCCGCCTTTGCCCCCGGCACGGGCACGCCGGAAATCGGCGGTCTCGCAACCTGGCAAACCCAAGCGATCCTGCGCGCGCTGGGCGGCATCGATTGGATCGGCATGGATTTGATGGAAGTCGCGCCCGCTTACGATCACGCGGAGATCACGTCGCTCGCCGCCGCGACGATCGTTTGGGAATATTTGGCGCTCGTCGCCGTGCGCTAAGGGAATACGGCGGAAAAATGACATGCGCTGCACGCAGACCAGCGGACACGTCGCACATATCGATGACTCTTGAATCCGAAGCCCAAACGGTCACATAACGGCGTCGACGCAAGTCGCACGTGCCCCAGGCCCACGAGGCAGCGCTAAGAGGCAGGGCGGGAAGTTCGCGAAGAACCTCCACGTCTCTCGACCACCAGCGCTCGAGGTCAAGCAACGACGTCACGCGTCCTTTCGGGGTTTGCGCCCCGGGGGGAACGGGATTTCGCCGCGATCGACCTCGGGGGTTCTTCAACCCTCCGGCAACGCATCCGTCCGAATTCCGTCCTTCCAGGCGCGTTTGCTTGTGAGGATGCCGACCAATGGCCTTGTCCAATCTGCGTATCGCCGTCTCGCCGTTGAAGCGACGAAGCGCCGTCCAGCCTTTGCCCGTTCCCGCCGATCTGCCGACGGTCGACGCCGTCGTGGCGCGCGAGAAGCCGCAGGAGCCGGTGCACGCCTTGCGCCCGGAAACCCTGCGCTTGGCCGCGCGCCGCTTCGTCGCGGGTTTCCCGGGCGACGTTCTGTACGCGGTGAAGTGCAACGCCGACCCGCGCGTGCTGCGCGCGCTGTGGGACGGCGGCGTACGTCATTTCGACGGCGCCTCGCCCGCCGAGATCGCGCTGGTGCGTTCGATGTTCGGGACCGACGCGCATATCGCCTATATGCATCCCGTGCGCGCGCGTGCGGCGATCCGCGAGGCTTATGCGCGCCACGCGGTGCGCGATTTCGTGCTCGATGCGGATGACGAACTCGACAAGCTGCTCGCCGAAACCAAGGCGAAGCCGGGCGAGTTGACGCTCATCGTGCGCTTGGCGCTGCCCAAGGGCGGCGCGCGCTACGACCTCTCCGGCAAATTCGGCGCGGAATTCGACGCGGCCGTGGCGTTGCTGCGCCGGGCGCGTCCGCTCGCGCGCGAACTCGGGATCTCGTTCCATGTCGGCTCGCAATGCGTCGATCCGGCGGCCTACGCGCGCGCCATTGAGTTGGCGGATCGCGTGGCGGGCGAAGCCGGCGTGCGCGTCGATCTGCTCGACGTGGGCGGCGGCTTCCCCGTGACCTATCCCGATATCGACGTGCCCCCGCTCGGCGCATTCTTCGCCGAGATCGAGGCCGCGCACGCGAACGCCGCGCATCTGCGCCACGCGAAGCTTTGGGCGGAGCCCGGCCGCGCGCTGGTCGCGGGCGGCGGTTCGGTGATCGTGCAGGTGCAAGCGCGGCGCGGAACCATGCTCTATCTCAACGACGGCATTTACGGATCGTTGTCGGATGCGGGCTATCCCGGCTTCCGTTTTCCGGTGCGTTGCCTTCGCGCGTCGGAGGCGCCGACCCGCGATTTCGAATTCTTCGGCCCGACTTGCGATTCCGCCGATCGGATGGCCGGGCCCTTCCCGCTGCCCGCCGATATCGCGGAGGGCGATTGGATCGAAATCGGCCAGCTCGGCGCCTATGGCGCGGCGTTGCGCACCGCGTTCAACGGTTTCGAGCGCGCGCATTTGGTCGAAGTCGCCGACGCGCCGATGCTGACTACACCGGGCTTGGACGATTGAGGGTCAGTCGCGCGCGCGATACCAGGCGATCGTGCGCGCGATGCCTTCCTCCAAGCCGATTTTGGGCCTGAAGCCCAGGATCGTTTCGGCGCGCGCGGTGTCGGCGACCTTGCGCGCCTCGCCCGCCGGCTTGTCCACGTCCCAGCGCACGCTTGTTCCCGGCGCGCCATGGCGCAAAATCGCTGCGACGACCTCGGCGACCGTATAGCCGCGCCCGCTGCCCAGATTGATCGGCCCCTTGCCGAGCCCGCGTTCGTAACTCGCGAGCAAACCGTCGACCGCGTCTTCGACGTAAAGGAAATCGCGCACGGCGCTGCCGTCGCCCCATACGGTCAGCGGATTCTCGCCGCCCAGAGCACGGCCGATCAAGGCGGGTACCACCAAAGCGGTTTGCGGATCGAAGTCGTCCCACGGCCCGAACGTGTTCACCGGGCGCAGGATCGCGAAATTCTTGGCGCCGTATTGCACCTCGAACGCTTCGATCAGCTTTTCGGCCATGCGCTTCGACCAAGCGACGAACTCGTTGCCGGGATGCGGATTGGCCGACCATGCTTGATCTTCGACATAGCGTTCACCCGGCGGATAGACCGACACGGTCGAGACATAGACGACGCGCGCCACACCGGCTTCGCGCGCCGCGTTCAGCGCGTTGAAGCAGGACAGCGTGTTGTCGTGCAGCATTTCGGCCGCGCGCTTGATCTGAATACCGATCGAGCCGCGTGTCCCCGCCATATGGAACAGCCCGTCGCAACCCGCGACCGCTTGGCGCGCGAAGCTTGGCTCCTTCAAATCGCCCGCGACGAATTCCACGCCCGGCCCGAAGCCGGTCGCGGGAATGCGCCGCGCCACGGCGCGCACTTTTGCGCCCTTGGCCAAAAGCCGGGGAATGAGATTGCGGCCGTAAAGCCCCGTGGCGCCCGTGACCAGGATCTTCTTGCCTGCGTAAAGCGCGTCGGAGTCTGCGTTCGCCATTGCGCGGCATTATGAGAATCATTCCGAATCATGTCCATACTGGCGGTTATGGACGCGACCGCCTTGCTCAACGCCGCACTCGAACGTCATCGCGCGGGCGATGTCGAAGGGGCCGCGCGTTATTACGAGCAGGTTTTGGCGCTGCAACCGGACAATGTCGACGCGCTGAACCTGCTGGGCTTGACGCTGCATCAGCGCGGACGCGACGCCGATGCGATCGCCCCGCTCGAACGCGCGGTCGCGGTGCAGCCCGCTTTCGCCGGGGCGTGGCTCCATTTGGGCACGGTGCTGCGCCGGGTGAATCGCCCGCAAGACGCCGCGCGCGCCTATGCCCGCGTGGCGGAGGTCGCCCCCGCTTCGGCGCTCGGGCCGATGGGGTTGGGCCAGATCGCCGAATTCGCGGGCGACCGCGCGGCCGCCAAGCGCCATTACCTCGACGCGACGACGCGCGAGCCGGGTCACGGCGGTGCCCATTTCGCGCTCGGCACGCTGCTCGCCAATGACGGCGATCTGCGCAATGGGCTCGACCATGTGCGCCAGGCGATCGCGCTCGATCCCGCCGCCCCCGACCATCACCTCGCCTTGGCGACGCTGCTCTTCGTCGCGGGCGATTCGGCGGGCGCCATCGCCGCGTACAAAAAATGCCTCGAAATTGCGCCCGGTCATCTCGACGCGTGGGCGAGCCTGATCGCCGCGCTTTGCGCGGGCAACGACGCAACCGCAGCACAAGAAGCCCTCGATGCGATGCGGCTTCACGCGCCGGCGAACGATCCGCGCGTCGATATGGCGCAAGGTCAGCTCGCCAATCTGCAGGGAAAGCCCGCGGCAGCGATCACGGCGCTGAGCCGCGCTTTGCGCAACATGATCGGCGCGGCGCCCGATGCGCGCCTTCGCGACGTCGCGCGCATACTGGGCGAACAGGCGCATGCGCTCGACATGGTGCGCCGCGAGCGCATCGCCGCCGCGTGCGATGTGCTGGGCACGCTGCTGCCGCTGTTCGACGACTACGCGACCGCCGATGCGTTGTTCGCCGCCGCGGCGAAGCTCGGCCGCTTGCGCGCGCTCAAAAACCGTATCGCCGTTTCGCTCTACGATCCCGATTTGACGCTCGATCGGCGCAAGGCGCTGCATCTCGATTTCGCCGAAGCGATGCGCGACGGCACGGCCGCGCCGCCGGCACCTTGGGTGCGCAAGCCGGGCGAGAAAATCCGCATCGGCTATGTCTCGTCGGATTTCCGCCGCCATCCGGTCGCACGCTCGATGCGGCCCTTGTTCCGCGCGGTCGACCGCGAACGCTTCGCGGTCTACGGCTATAATCTTGCGTTCGGCGAAGACGATGTCTCGCGCGAATTCGCCGCGATGGCGGATGGCTGGCACCATCTCGCGGCGCGGCCCGACGCGGAACTGGCCGAGATCGTGCGGCGCGACGGCATCGATATTCTGGTGCATGTCGCCGGGCATTTCGACGAGAACCGCCTGGGCCTTGCGTGGCGGCGTGCCGCCCCCGTGCAGGTCAGCCTGTTCGATGCGGCGACCAGCGGCATCGCCGCGATCGATTATCTGATCGCCGACCGGCATCTCGTCCCCCGGCAAAGCGGCGAGTTTTATGCCGAATGCGTGATACGCCTGCCCAATCTCTATATTCATCCCTGGCTTGCCGAAGCGCGCCAACTGGCGCCGCGTGCGGCGGGCGCACCGATCGTGTTCGCGTCGTTCTCCAACCCGACCAAGCTCAACGGCCGCACGTTGGAAACCTGGGCGCAAGTTTTGCGCACGATCGAGGGCGCAACGCTGTTGCTGGGCCATGCCCGCGCGATGGACGAGCCCGAAATCCGCCGGCGCTTCCAAGCGCATTTCGCGCAAGCCGGGATCGATCCCGCGCGCATCGCCGTGCGACCCTATGTCGCCGACTTGGCCGCACATCTCGCGTCCTATGACGACGTCGACGTGGTGCTCGACCCGTTCCCGTTCAACGGTTCGACCAGCACGTTCGAAGCCTTGTCGATGGGCGTGCCAGTCGTTTCATTGACCGGCGACACGATGATGTCGCGCTGGAGCGGGGCGATGCTGGCGCAACTGGGCCTCGAACGTTGCCGGGCGGCGAATATCGGCGATTTCGTACGCGTCGCCGCCGATCTGGCCGCCGACGTCGCGTGGCGCAATGCGTTGCGCGCCGATTTGCCGGACCGGGTGAAGCATTCGGCGCTGGTCGACGAGAAACGCTGGATGCGCCGTCTCGAACGCGCCTATCGCGCTTTCGCGCGCCGCGCGATACTGGGTGGATCATGACCGACGACCTCGCCGAACTTCGCCGCCGCGCCCTCGCCCTCGCTTTGGGCGACAAGTCACCCGACGCCGATTTCGAGAATGCGGCGCGCGCCTTGGCCGCCCGCGCCGATAGCGGCGAGTTGGCGGATCTCGCCCGGCTGTTCGGCCGCGCCGCGCGCCTTGCCCCGCCGCCGCCCGCCAAGGGCGCAGCATTGGAAGTCTCCGGCGAAGCGCGCATCGTGCGCGTCCTCGCCCCGCTCGGCCTGCGCGTGGCGTTCGATATCGGCGCCAATCGCGGCAATTGGACGGCTTCCGCCCTCGCCCATTGGCCGGATTGCGCGGTGCATGGGTTCGAGGTCGTGCCAGACACGTTCCAACACTATGCCGGGCGTTTCGCGAACGACGCGCGCGTGCGCGCCAATCCGTTCGGCCTCGCCCATGTCGACGGCGAGATTGATATCAACGTATATGCCGGGTTCGACGAACTCGCCTCGATCGCGCCGTTTCCGCACGCGGCGCCCTCGCGCGTCGTGCGCTGCCCGGTGCGCCGCGCCGACGGCTACGCCGCCGCGAACGGAATCGCGCGCATCGACTACGCCAAGATCGACGTCGAAGGGGCCGAACATCTCGTCTTCGACGGCTTCGGCGCGATGTTGAACGAAGGCCGGATCGACGCGCTGCAATTCGAATACGGCCGCGTCAACATCCTGACCCACAGGTTGCTGATCGATTTCCATTTCATGCTGACGAATCTCGGCTATCGCGTCGGCAAAGCCGGCCCGTCGGGCGTGCGCTTCGCCGATTATTCGCTGGCCGACGAGGATTTCGAGAACGCGAACTACGTCGCCGTGCGCGCCGCGCGTGCGGACATGATCGCGGCGCTCAGCGCGCCCTAAAGGGGAAACCCGGGTCGGTGTGGCGGGATTCGAACTCGCGACTTCTTGCTCCCAAAGCAAGCGCTCTACCAGGCTGAGCTACACACCGTTTCCCCGGAACCCTTCCCTACACGGGGCCCGGGCCGGAGGCAACCGCGCCGCACGAGGGCGTAATTCCGACGGCTTTTTCGCGAATTCCGGGCGTCCGGTCCCTAAATGACCGCCGAAACGCCGGCGCGAAACCTCTTTTTAAGGAGTTTCCGCTTTAAAGGACACAATCCAAAAATTTGAAATTCCGCGAGATCGGAGAAAGTCTTATGGCGCCCGCCCGCACGACTTCGGTTTCAAGCCGCATGATGATGCTTTTCGGCGCCCTCACCCTGGCGCTGATCTACTTGAACGCCGGCGACATTTGGACGGCGGCGACACGGTTTCTGAACAGCGGCACCGTAACGGCGTTGACCCAGGCCGATCGCGCGATCTTCGAGGCGCTGTCGCCGTTGCGCCAGCAACGCGGCGCGACCGCCACGGCCTTGCAGACGCAAGACGATCCCAAAGCCCAGATCGCCGAAATCCGCCGCCTGGTCGCCGAGCGCACCGAGCGCGCGATCGAAGCCTTGCGCCATTCGGGCGTGGCCGGCGCCGACCGCGACGCGGCGGAGATGCGCGATCTGATGGCCGCGATGGCGGCACGCGGCGCGTCGGTCGATCGCGAAGCGGCCAAGCCGCGCGCGCAACGCGCGCTTCCCGCGATCAACGATTGGGTCTCCGCCGCCGACGATATTCTGGCGCGTTTCGACCAAACCTCGGACCGCTTGGCGACGACCGTGCGCGGCACGGACCCGACCTTCGCCGAATTCGTGCAGTTCCGGCTGACCAGCTGGACGATCCGCTCGAATTTCGGGTCCCAATGTTCCTATCTGCGCCCGACCGTCGCTTCGGGAAGCGCGATGACGCCGGAACAGCATCGCGAGATCGGCCGGTATCGCGGGATCGTCGCCAACCGTTTCGACGAAATGAGCGATCTGCTCAAGAGCCCCGGCGCATCGCCGGCACTCGCCCGCGCCGTCGCCGAAGCCAAGCAGGCCTCGGAAGCATCGATCGCCCGGATGGACGCCATCCTCGCCAAGCTTGGAACGGGCCAACCCGCCGCGCCGGCGGCCGAATGGACCGCGGTGTGCAACGCGCCGTTCGAGAAGATGGTCGCGATCGGCACGATGGCGCTCGACCTCGCCGTCGCGCGCGCCGAAACGATGCGCGCCGACGCGATCGTGGCGTTCGCGATCTCCGCGGCGGTGATGGTCTTCGTACTCGGCCTCGCCGCCTACGCGATGTTCGCCGTGCGCAGCCGCGTGGTCGCCGCCTTCGCCGCGTTGATCCCGGCGATCGGCCGTTTGGGTACCGGCGACTACGCCACGCCGGTGCCGAAATGGCGCCATGCCGACGAATTCGGCAGCGTCGCCGACGCGCTGGAAGCCTTGCGCGAAAGTGCCGCGAACGCCGAACGCTTGAGCGCCGAACAAGCCGCCCAGCGCGAAGCGCAGATCAAGCGCGCCGCCGAACTGGCGCGGCTTTGCGCCGAACTCGACGCCGTCGCGAAGGAGTTGACCGGCAAGCTCGAAGCGTCGACGGCCGATC
This genomic interval from Alphaproteobacteria bacterium contains the following:
- a CDS encoding tetratricopeptide repeat protein: MSILAVMDATALLNAALERHRAGDVEGAARYYEQVLALQPDNVDALNLLGLTLHQRGRDADAIAPLERAVAVQPAFAGAWLHLGTVLRRVNRPQDAARAYARVAEVAPASALGPMGLGQIAEFAGDRAAAKRHYLDATTREPGHGGAHFALGTLLANDGDLRNGLDHVRQAIALDPAAPDHHLALATLLFVAGDSAGAIAAYKKCLEIAPGHLDAWASLIAALCAGNDATAAQEALDAMRLHAPANDPRVDMAQGQLANLQGKPAAAITALSRALRNMIGAAPDARLRDVARILGEQAHALDMVRRERIAAACDVLGTLLPLFDDYATADALFAAAAKLGRLRALKNRIAVSLYDPDLTLDRRKALHLDFAEAMRDGTAAPPAPWVRKPGEKIRIGYVSSDFRRHPVARSMRPLFRAVDRERFAVYGYNLAFGEDDVSREFAAMADGWHHLAARPDAELAEIVRRDGIDILVHVAGHFDENRLGLAWRRAAPVQVSLFDAATSGIAAIDYLIADRHLVPRQSGEFYAECVIRLPNLYIHPWLAEARQLAPRAAGAPIVFASFSNPTKLNGRTLETWAQVLRTIEGATLLLGHARAMDEPEIRRRFQAHFAQAGIDPARIAVRPYVADLAAHLASYDDVDVVLDPFPFNGSTSTFEALSMGVPVVSLTGDTMMSRWSGAMLAQLGLERCRAANIGDFVRVAADLAADVAWRNALRADLPDRVKHSALVDEKRWMRRLERAYRAFARRAILGGS
- the speB gene encoding agmatinase, with protein sequence MAVLPPTFALPHAFLGLENRAPGAKFCVAGIPFDLGTTNRPGARFGPAGIRAASVMLRDGAHPNSRLDPASLDLADIGNFDIVLGDIAASYAKIEAQAAKIGHLLALGGDHGATLPLLRALRKRLGKPVALAHFDAHIDTWPTSFGQALGHGSVFYRAIEEGLVDPARMIQIGIRSPADPEVWDWTIGKGVTILDAQTVHARGPAFVAAEIRRVLGDAPAYLSFDIDALDPAFAPGTGTPEIGGLATWQTQAILRALGGIDWIGMDLMEVAPAYDHAEITSLAAATIVWEYLALVAVR
- a CDS encoding tetratricopeptide repeat protein, which gives rise to MASLEQALALHQAGRLNEADAIYAALIAADPNAVDALNLSGQIDLAHRRFDAARAKFVRARQIAPGFADAWMNEGNALRGAGRPSEALAALEQAAALAPGHALILCNRGLAKLDLGDANGAVADIAAADAAMPGVKALRENLGVALKAANRPMAALAIFAANDSPGAAASVRQDLLDHAGAMADYAAALAREPGRPDIESNRLFTANYDPAMDSAAITALYVAWGNRRARPPITLTPELSPERRLRIGFVSGDFRRHSARHFLWPLLEHFPRDAATLIAFATDPSADDEWTRRYRGAFAEWHAIGELHDDAAAALIAAAKIDVLVDLSGHSQGNRLGVFARKAAPVQATWLGYGGTTGLAAIDWYIGDERLVPPGAEAAFVEKVWRLPHTAFVYAPQDAMPGPGSAPVLRNGYPTFGCFSRTVRYNEHCLRLWARILAAIPNARLVLNALVFGEAETRALFQRRFAEWGGDASRLDLIATAPQSVTWAAYGDIDIALDPFPHNAGATTFEALWMGVPVLSKRDRAPLGRFGDSILGACGLGDWVVDDDDAFVARAVAAAGDPAALNALRHGLRARVANSALGDAPAYARDFAAALRGMWRLRCEERA
- a CDS encoding methyl-accepting chemotaxis protein, translated to MMMLFGALTLALIYLNAGDIWTAATRFLNSGTVTALTQADRAIFEALSPLRQQRGATATALQTQDDPKAQIAEIRRLVAERTERAIEALRHSGVAGADRDAAEMRDLMAAMAARGASVDREAAKPRAQRALPAINDWVSAADDILARFDQTSDRLATTVRGTDPTFAEFVQFRLTSWTIRSNFGSQCSYLRPTVASGSAMTPEQHREIGRYRGIVANRFDEMSDLLKSPGASPALARAVAEAKQASEASIARMDAILAKLGTGQPAAPAAEWTAVCNAPFEKMVAIGTMALDLAVARAETMRADAIVAFAISAAVMVFVLGLAAYAMFAVRSRVVAAFAALIPAIGRLGTGDYATPVPKWRHADEFGSVADALEALRESAANAERLSAEQAAQREAQIKRAAELARLCAELDAVAKELTGKLEASTADLSGTANAMREIAKSSSSNASSVASAAEEATENVNSVAAATEELTASIGEISSRVQSSAKEAKEAAEQAASTNALVADLAQRAQEIGEVVKLIAGIAAQTNLLALNATIEAARAGDAGKGFAVVASEVKNLATQTGKATEDISRQVQDIQSSTERTVAAINAIVEAIRRIDGGATAIAAAIEEQGSATQEISRSVQQAASGTRQVTSSVAGVADSSTKTEAAADRVLGSVTALAHDSRSLNAALDDFLAKIKTV
- a CDS encoding FkbM family methyltransferase; this translates as MTDDLAELRRRALALALGDKSPDADFENAARALAARADSGELADLARLFGRAARLAPPPPAKGAALEVSGEARIVRVLAPLGLRVAFDIGANRGNWTASALAHWPDCAVHGFEVVPDTFQHYAGRFANDARVRANPFGLAHVDGEIDINVYAGFDELASIAPFPHAAPSRVVRCPVRRADGYAAANGIARIDYAKIDVEGAEHLVFDGFGAMLNEGRIDALQFEYGRVNILTHRLLIDFHFMLTNLGYRVGKAGPSGVRFADYSLADEDFENANYVAVRAARADMIAALSAP
- a CDS encoding NAD(P)-dependent oxidoreductase codes for the protein MANADSDALYAGKKILVTGATGLYGRNLIPRLLAKGAKVRAVARRIPATGFGPGVEFVAGDLKEPSFARQAVAGCDGLFHMAGTRGSIGIQIKRAAEMLHDNTLSCFNALNAAREAGVARVVYVSTVSVYPPGERYVEDQAWSANPHPGNEFVAWSKRMAEKLIEAFEVQYGAKNFAILRPVNTFGPWDDFDPQTALVVPALIGRALGGENPLTVWGDGSAVRDFLYVEDAVDGLLASYERGLGKGPINLGSGRGYTVAEVVAAILRHGAPGTSVRWDVDKPAGEARKVADTARAETILGFRPKIGLEEGIARTIAWYRARD
- a CDS encoding ETC complex I subunit, whose translation is MSKPARIYRPSKNAMQSGKAKTQNWVLEFEPAAAKRADPLMGWAGSPDTDGQIRLVFETQDEALSYAQRHGIAYEVAIPHASRVRPKSYADNFKYDRVR
- a CDS encoding type III PLP-dependent enzyme translates to MALSNLRIAVSPLKRRSAVQPLPVPADLPTVDAVVAREKPQEPVHALRPETLRLAARRFVAGFPGDVLYAVKCNADPRVLRALWDGGVRHFDGASPAEIALVRSMFGTDAHIAYMHPVRARAAIREAYARHAVRDFVLDADDELDKLLAETKAKPGELTLIVRLALPKGGARYDLSGKFGAEFDAAVALLRRARPLARELGISFHVGSQCVDPAAYARAIELADRVAGEAGVRVDLLDVGGGFPVTYPDIDVPPLGAFFAEIEAAHANAAHLRHAKLWAEPGRALVAGGGSVIVQVQARRGTMLYLNDGIYGSLSDAGYPGFRFPVRCLRASEAPTRDFEFFGPTCDSADRMAGPFPLPADIAEGDWIEIGQLGAYGAALRTAFNGFERAHLVEVADAPMLTTPGLDD